One region of Candidatus Bathyarchaeia archaeon genomic DNA includes:
- a CDS encoding zinc finger domain-containing protein: MGEKAAATASMPMCTSCHKIISPSTEATKFQCPSCGEITIWRCGRCRKFGRPYKCPKCGFEGP, encoded by the coding sequence ATGGGTGAAAAGGCTGCTGCGACCGCGTCAATGCCTATGTGCACGTCGTGTCACAAGATAATCTCGCCTAGCACTGAAGCCACCAAGTTTCAGTGTCCCAGCTGCGGCGAAATCACGATTTGGCGGTGTGGCAGATGTCGCAAGTTTGGCAGACCGTACAAGTGTCCAAAATGCGGTTTTGAGGGACCTTAG
- a CDS encoding dockerin type I domain-containing protein translates to MKGKLSPLLMLAVVLAILLTPKPVSSPPTTVVGTQPLPSTAAAGTNFNVNVTIADVQNLYGWEINMTFNPIVLNVSDMVEGPFLLDFADLMGVSTWPLGPLIDNDVGWVQMSNSLFPLPDPPDGADGSGVLATITFHVLTNGTVPLHFNETLLNTNVGGLPTPIPHTARDGFFQLPLGDINSDGIVAIRDLRILGKAYGSAFGQPSYNPDADLNKDDLVNRSDLIIVSGNYGRT, encoded by the coding sequence ATGAAGGGAAAATTATCCCCACTGCTCATGCTAGCAGTTGTTCTAGCCATTCTGCTTACCCCAAAACCGGTCTCATCACCGCCTACAACAGTGGTTGGCACACAACCTTTACCAAGCACTGCCGCAGCAGGTACGAACTTTAACGTCAACGTCACAATAGCAGATGTCCAGAATCTTTACGGCTGGGAGATCAACATGACCTTCAACCCAATCGTCTTGAACGTTTCAGACATGGTTGAAGGGCCTTTCCTCCTTGATTTCGCGGATTTGATGGGAGTCAGCACTTGGCCGCTGGGCCCACTAATCGACAACGACGTTGGCTGGGTTCAAATGTCAAACTCCCTCTTTCCACTTCCAGATCCCCCCGACGGAGCCGACGGCAGCGGAGTCCTTGCAACGATCACTTTCCACGTACTCACCAATGGCACAGTTCCTCTGCACTTCAACGAGACACTGCTCAATACGAATGTTGGTGGTCTTCCAACACCTATCCCGCATACAGCTAGAGACGGCTTCTTCCAATTACCGCTAGGTGACATAAACAGCGACGGCATAGTTGCAATCAGAGACCTAAGAATCCTTGGAAAAGCCTATGGCAGCGCATTCGGTCAACCATCGTATAACCCAGATGCAGACCTGAACAAAGATGACCTAGTCAATCGCAGTGACCTTATCATTGTCAGCGGCAACTATGGAAGAACTTAG
- a CDS encoding cohesin domain-containing protein, whose translation MIKNLKLLFLFCALGYILIAKEVAIASPAAEIAMKPAEVLDVSAGATFYVNLTITNVNNLYGWQVNVTFNPNILNVASTDEGPFLKQVNETVVMKRVNNEGGFLLLSSSFTVPYPTQGATGSGLLATVTFTVKGQGASSLNFVKGTKLNTVPPPYQTVLPITDFTSVGGSFRNATGGLELGIPLEWIAAIVVVIVAVGASVLFITRRRKGRSR comes from the coding sequence TTGATCAAGAACCTGAAGCTGCTCTTCCTGTTCTGCGCTCTTGGATACATCCTCATTGCCAAAGAAGTAGCAATTGCCTCCCCAGCAGCCGAGATCGCTATGAAGCCTGCAGAGGTACTGGATGTATCAGCTGGCGCAACGTTCTATGTTAACCTGACTATAACTAACGTAAACAACCTTTATGGTTGGCAAGTGAACGTCACGTTTAATCCAAATATACTAAACGTGGCTAGCACCGATGAGGGCCCATTTCTCAAACAAGTAAACGAGACCGTAGTCATGAAGAGAGTGAACAACGAAGGCGGCTTTCTGCTTCTGTCGTCATCATTTACGGTTCCTTATCCAACGCAGGGAGCTACAGGAAGCGGGCTTCTCGCGACTGTAACATTCACTGTGAAAGGCCAAGGGGCTTCGTCTTTGAACTTCGTAAAGGGGACCAAGCTGAACACTGTGCCGCCGCCTTACCAAACGGTGCTTCCTATTACGGATTTTACCTCAGTTGGTGGGTCTTTTAGAAATGCGACCGGCGGTTTGGAACTTGGAATTCCGTTAGAGTGGATAGCAGCCATAGTAGTTGTCATTGTGGCAGTCGGTGCCTCAGTGCTCTTCATCACGAGAAGGAGAAAAGGGCGGTCCAGATAG
- a CDS encoding cohesin domain-containing protein gives MKQRLLRTLFFGSLLIGFTFTLGACGIALASPDTTVYLEPETSAWLPSTVFNITVSIADVSELYGWQFNLTFNPAVLEALEFYEGPFLKQAALAQGGDTYELPTTLNNTAGWVFAGRAFSTPLDQGASGSGILAYVTFNATAEGTSSLEFYAPGTDTFLNTMNPDTQLPERISFTPVGGSVNVALVHDVAVTGLTVSESRVTVGANVSVVVNVKNNGSVAETFDVTLSYDSTVIKIQTVSGLAPGDSESLSFTWNTKELATQDYTITATASTVSGETQTSNNADSVVVSVVSPAPIVPMEVLVAVIVVIVVVGAIAFFYVKRRSKK, from the coding sequence ATGAAACAGCGTCTGTTGCGAACGTTGTTTTTTGGCTCTTTGCTAATTGGGTTCACATTTACGTTGGGTGCCTGCGGTATTGCGCTAGCCTCTCCAGACACCACAGTTTATTTGGAGCCTGAAACAAGTGCTTGGTTGCCTAGTACAGTGTTCAACATCACTGTTTCCATAGCTGACGTTTCTGAACTTTATGGTTGGCAGTTCAATCTCACCTTTAATCCGGCTGTTCTCGAGGCGCTTGAGTTCTACGAGGGCCCGTTTCTCAAGCAAGCCGCGCTAGCGCAGGGTGGAGACACGTATGAGTTGCCGACGACTCTCAACAATACAGCGGGCTGGGTGTTCGCAGGTCGTGCTTTCAGTACACCCTTAGACCAAGGAGCAAGTGGCAGCGGAATCCTTGCTTACGTGACGTTTAATGCGACGGCTGAAGGAACAAGTAGTTTGGAGTTTTATGCTCCTGGAACAGACACTTTCCTTAATACAATGAACCCAGACACGCAACTGCCGGAACGCATAAGCTTTACTCCAGTCGGCGGTTCAGTCAATGTGGCGCTAGTGCATGATGTAGCCGTTACTGGTCTGACGGTTTCTGAATCGAGGGTTACGGTTGGAGCTAACGTGTCCGTTGTAGTGAACGTTAAGAATAACGGAAGCGTAGCAGAAACATTCGATGTTACTTTATCCTATGACTCTACAGTCATAAAAATCCAAACTGTGAGTGGACTTGCGCCAGGCGACTCGGAATCGTTGAGTTTCACTTGGAATACTAAAGAGTTGGCCACACAAGACTATACGATAACCGCCACCGCGAGTACTGTTTCAGGCGAAACTCAAACATCTAACAATGCTGACAGCGTCGTTGTCTCTGTAGTATCACCTGCGCCTATTGTTCCGATGGAAGTGTTAGTTGCGGTTATCGTAGTGATAGTAGTTGTGGGTGCGATAGCATTCTTCTACGTGAAACGCAGATCAAAAAAGTAG
- a CDS encoding exo-alpha-sialidase, which produces MERKFTSLTIATLLLLATLSAAVQLSRAVTWSTDVRLTTDPSDDWDPSITQTSDGRIWVTWHSGRTGNYEVFYKISSDNGISWSDDIQLTFDTYRDSHSSILQTADGRIWIVWDSDRTGDFELYYKTSINNGASWSGDTRLTVDPARDSYPSIMQSSDGKVWIFWSSGRNVTVSPPDPTYEPSANVFFKSSFDSGQPWSDDTLLVTDYKNNYWDDLYPSCMQAANGSIWVVWAKEAREIYAKTYNGTHWLGEVRLTTDPKDDTHPFIMQTANERIWVFWDSDRNAHDTDIYYKIFDGSWTNDVQLTTSMEDDDWPSAVQTNDLRIWVTWNSPRYPQLVYDIFYRSGVELHDVAVRSVTPYTPSHNNITFAYRGEIVYFEVEVENQGEGKETFEVKCYANSTQLGQTIVTLDSGRSFVLVFEWNTTKVKPGIYVPNAVAVAVQGEVDTSDNYFAGASFVVRIRGDICGWYSGVLMPFPDKRVNLDDFMVVVFNYGTADPSWNPVWGPACDITEDSVVDIDDVMTVSIHYGET; this is translated from the coding sequence ATGGAGAGAAAATTCACATCTCTCACGATTGCAACGCTTCTTTTATTGGCGACCTTGTCAGCGGCTGTGCAACTCAGCCGTGCTGTCACTTGGTCAACCGACGTAAGATTGACAACTGATCCCAGCGATGATTGGGATCCATCTATCACCCAGACAAGTGATGGAAGAATATGGGTGACTTGGCATTCGGGCAGAACAGGAAACTATGAGGTTTTTTATAAGATTTCTTCCGATAATGGCATTTCTTGGTCCGACGACATCCAGCTGACTTTCGATACCTATCGAGATTCTCATTCGTCAATTCTGCAGACCGCTGACGGAAGAATATGGATTGTTTGGGATTCTGATAGAACGGGTGATTTCGAGCTTTACTACAAGACATCGATTAACAATGGAGCATCGTGGTCTGGGGATACTCGTTTGACAGTAGATCCCGCTCGTGACAGCTATCCCTCAATTATGCAATCATCAGACGGAAAAGTTTGGATTTTTTGGAGTTCTGGCAGAAACGTAACGGTATCGCCACCCGACCCGACATACGAGCCGTCGGCTAACGTTTTCTTCAAGTCTTCTTTTGACTCTGGCCAACCATGGTCTGATGACACGCTACTTGTGACTGACTATAAGAACAACTATTGGGATGACTTGTATCCGTCATGTATGCAAGCGGCAAACGGTAGCATATGGGTAGTTTGGGCTAAAGAGGCACGGGAGATCTACGCGAAAACTTATAATGGCACTCACTGGTTGGGAGAAGTGCGGTTGACAACCGATCCAAAAGATGACACACATCCGTTTATAATGCAAACTGCAAACGAGAGGATCTGGGTTTTTTGGGACTCTGACAGAAACGCACATGATACGGACATATACTATAAAATCTTTGATGGGTCATGGACAAATGATGTTCAGTTAACCACGTCGATGGAAGATGATGATTGGCCGAGTGCCGTGCAGACTAACGACTTAAGAATCTGGGTAACGTGGAACTCTCCGCGATACCCTCAGCTGGTCTACGACATATTCTATAGGAGCGGTGTTGAGCTTCATGATGTTGCAGTGCGTAGTGTAACGCCGTACACTCCTAGCCACAATAATATTACCTTCGCGTATAGAGGAGAAATTGTTTATTTTGAAGTAGAGGTTGAGAATCAGGGAGAAGGAAAGGAAACTTTCGAAGTCAAATGCTACGCTAACTCAACGCAGTTGGGCCAGACAATAGTGACTTTGGATTCTGGGAGGTCTTTTGTTTTAGTTTTTGAGTGGAATACGACCAAAGTCAAGCCTGGGATCTATGTGCCAAACGCAGTCGCAGTTGCTGTTCAAGGAGAAGTAGACACTTCAGACAACTATTTTGCTGGTGCTTCATTTGTGGTTAGGATTAGAGGCGACATATGCGGTTGGTACAGTGGCGTTTTGATGCCCTTTCCAGACAAGCGTGTTAACCTTGATGATTTCATGGTGGTTGTGTTTAACTACGGCACGGCAGATCCATCTTGGAATCCAGTTTGGGGTCCAGCTTGCGATATCACTGAAGATAGTGTGGTGGACATTGACGATGTCATGACGGTGAGTATTCATTATGGAGAGACATAA
- a CDS encoding PKD domain-containing protein: MMASRRRLSWALLGILFLSLVAIQGVYLGKAPTIPNVFVDPPETIDPGKIVGSTFTINVNVSNVQELYGWQVNMTFNPAVVNTTVLSIKEGPFLKQSGYPTQALAKKVNNTLGTILVGYMLKFPYPPHGASGSGTLVNITFTVRAEERGTLLRFVTGTKLNTVVGTTLVPIEHTTEDGLFDNRTGNASPLASFSADPSTAGVSDTIRFNASASYDPDAWLVSYHWDYGDDETEVYMRGPLKNINLTAKTTHTYTHAGIYTVALTVTDNDGATATTTASVTIGNDVAIIGIKTSHIAVMPGVPVTINATVANEGYGYVESFNVTAYYNDTAIETQELVDFAPQTETTVIFTWNTTSVSLGKYIIKVNATVEEDYEKSNNELVDGAITISLTNIVDYPVVVGGFTFHVIVESTSITSDFNFIRVDKRIGFNVTGETGTGGFTNVTIPIDLLGGPYTVFFEDASIIPEPQETTNGTHTFLHFTYAHSSHMVEIHGTTVATPPIAIFTTSTSRAVAGTPVSFNATDSYDPDGNIEHYHWNFGDGNITTVDDPIITHSYTSADNCTVTLTVEDNKQLINSAQATITIIDHPNADFTYYPTAPLVDATVTFNASNSQANGGKIINYRWHFGDGNSAIGITANHTYGATGKYEVVLNVTDDEGLWDIETRNVTISIHNIGITALTATPDSVRIGQQVTISITVTNKGNFAETFDITAYYDDTAIQSITATNLATEASETKTILWDTTEVNPDTYNLKAIATAVTGETETNDNTFIVENAVSIQKLDSQLSISASPTVFTLGATTNINGTISPIRQSATITILYKLVDEQTWKTLGTATTNAQGQYTIDWKPDGVGTYEIIASWQGDTTTFPSESTPETITVQEPPTTTLLYIGAAVITIAVAAAAFYFLRSRKH; the protein is encoded by the coding sequence ATGATGGCGTCTAGAAGAAGATTATCATGGGCTCTGCTTGGAATTCTGTTTCTCAGCCTCGTAGCAATACAAGGAGTTTACTTGGGAAAGGCTCCGACAATACCAAATGTCTTCGTTGACCCCCCAGAAACAATTGATCCCGGCAAGATCGTGGGAAGTACTTTCACGATAAATGTGAACGTTTCAAATGTCCAAGAGCTTTACGGCTGGCAGGTTAACATGACGTTCAATCCAGCCGTTGTGAACACGACGGTCCTCTCCATTAAGGAGGGCCCTTTCCTTAAACAAAGCGGCTACCCAACCCAAGCACTCGCCAAGAAAGTAAATAATACGCTTGGCACCATTTTGGTCGGATACATGCTGAAGTTCCCCTACCCTCCCCATGGAGCCTCTGGCAGCGGAACCCTAGTTAATATCACCTTCACGGTCAGGGCAGAAGAAAGAGGCACTCTCCTACGGTTCGTAACAGGAACGAAACTGAATACAGTTGTAGGTACCACTCTTGTACCAATAGAACACACAACAGAAGATGGCCTCTTTGACAACAGAACAGGAAATGCATCTCCACTTGCCAGCTTTTCAGCTGACCCGTCTACTGCCGGCGTGAGTGACACCATTAGGTTTAACGCTTCCGCCAGTTACGACCCTGACGCCTGGCTGGTTAGCTATCATTGGGATTACGGAGACGACGAAACAGAAGTCTACATGCGAGGACCTCTAAAGAACATAAACCTAACAGCTAAAACAACGCACACCTACACTCATGCTGGAATCTACACCGTCGCCCTCACAGTCACAGACAACGATGGTGCAACAGCCACAACAACAGCCAGCGTGACAATAGGTAATGATGTAGCAATCATCGGAATCAAAACCTCACATATTGCAGTGATGCCCGGAGTCCCAGTAACCATCAACGCCACCGTGGCAAACGAGGGCTATGGCTACGTGGAAAGCTTCAACGTTACGGCTTACTACAATGACACGGCTATTGAAACGCAAGAACTAGTTGACTTTGCACCTCAAACGGAAACGACGGTTATTTTCACATGGAATACGACAAGTGTTAGCTTAGGCAAGTACATAATAAAAGTCAATGCCACCGTTGAAGAAGATTACGAAAAGAGCAATAATGAGTTAGTCGACGGCGCGATTACAATCTCGCTAACCAATATCGTGGATTACCCAGTTGTCGTAGGCGGCTTCACATTCCACGTCATCGTGGAAAGCACCTCCATCACTTCAGATTTCAATTTTATTCGAGTAGACAAGAGAATAGGCTTCAACGTTACGGGAGAAACTGGCACCGGAGGTTTCACCAATGTTACTATTCCAATAGACCTTCTAGGTGGTCCTTACACGGTTTTCTTCGAAGACGCCTCTATAATTCCGGAGCCACAAGAGACAACAAATGGAACTCACACATTCCTGCATTTCACCTACGCACATAGCTCTCACATGGTGGAGATACATGGTACAACCGTGGCCACTCCCCCTATAGCGATCTTCACAACCTCAACATCACGCGCAGTCGCTGGCACACCAGTAAGCTTCAACGCCACTGATAGCTATGACCCAGACGGAAACATAGAACACTACCACTGGAACTTTGGCGACGGCAACATCACCACAGTCGATGACCCAATCATAACGCACTCCTATACATCAGCAGACAACTGCACAGTGACTCTCACCGTGGAGGACAACAAACAGCTAATCAATTCAGCTCAAGCTACTATCACAATCATAGACCATCCCAACGCTGATTTCACATATTACCCCACTGCTCCCCTCGTGGATGCAACGGTGACCTTCAACGCGTCAAACTCACAGGCAAATGGCGGAAAAATAATCAACTACAGATGGCACTTCGGCGACGGAAATTCTGCCATTGGGATAACGGCGAACCATACCTACGGCGCAACTGGAAAGTATGAAGTCGTTTTGAACGTCACAGATGACGAAGGGCTCTGGGACATTGAAACAAGAAATGTGACGATTTCAATCCACAACATAGGCATCACGGCTCTCACAGCCACTCCAGACTCGGTCAGAATCGGGCAACAAGTGACTATAAGCATTACAGTAACTAACAAAGGCAACTTCGCAGAAACCTTCGACATCACAGCCTACTACGACGACACAGCCATTCAATCAATAACAGCTACAAACCTAGCCACTGAAGCATCTGAGACAAAAACCATTCTCTGGGACACCACGGAAGTCAATCCAGACACCTACAACCTAAAAGCAATCGCAACCGCTGTAACTGGAGAAACCGAAACAAACGACAATACATTCATCGTTGAAAACGCTGTGTCAATTCAAAAACTAGACAGTCAATTGTCAATATCCGCATCGCCAACCGTCTTCACGCTTGGAGCAACCACAAACATCAATGGAACAATCAGCCCAATCCGCCAAAGTGCAACCATCACAATACTCTACAAACTGGTCGACGAACAAACATGGAAAACACTAGGCACCGCAACCACAAATGCACAAGGCCAATACACCATTGACTGGAAGCCCGATGGAGTCGGAACCTACGAGATCATAGCCAGCTGGCAAGGAGACACAACGACCTTCCCAAGTGAAAGCACGCCTGAAACAATCACTGTTCAGGAACCGCCAACCACAACATTGCTCTATATAGGAGCCGCCGTCATAACGATCGCGGTTGCAGCCGCAGCATTCTACTTCCTCAGAAGTAGGAAACACTAG
- a CDS encoding PKD domain-containing protein has translation MKIKNMIWLSLVALLLTSTMAGIAPAPTTARVYVDPSAIVDPTKVVGSVFAVSVNVADVANLYGWSFKLFFNPSVIQVTAITLPSPSFLRSAGPTMVLSRRYDNAVGYAYVSEVLRIPYPPSGASGSGIFATISFQVVGVGVTMLDLQETKLNTVIAGNTVPMPHLAEDGLFDNRVTNQPPVAIFSVTPSIGTVGTVFKFDASASHDDAWIASYLWDFGDGTNATNKVMERTWDSGTEGTYTITLTVTDNNGASDSAQYALTVYAWMQAGDHPDLIKTLIWPERPVFKEADFGEHETLWAKVGNPTDQSYQVRVAFDIYSKDEGLKLGTISTAVETILPHEEKDLPADFFLGDSRWKTTTGPYNWPYWVKKYWAIGRCFYLDEPTMEWKAGIFPGPNQFKIHPVVHDRAIIAMSANASGSNPAHVGDLVEITITLENQGEQIEHEIPLTLRVFKVGTIGTATPTLTIGQSETLTFYWEITADLGPGNYVIIAEAGQHPYERDIIDNSMYVLVAVS, from the coding sequence ATGAAAATAAAAAATATGATTTGGCTGTCCCTAGTAGCCTTGTTGCTCACAAGCACCATGGCGGGCATAGCGCCCGCGCCAACAACAGCTCGAGTATATGTTGATCCGTCAGCCATCGTGGATCCAACAAAGGTTGTGGGAAGTGTCTTCGCTGTCAGTGTCAATGTCGCAGATGTAGCCAATCTCTACGGCTGGAGCTTCAAACTGTTCTTCAACCCCAGCGTAATTCAAGTAACAGCAATCACTCTTCCATCACCTAGTTTCCTTCGGTCCGCTGGCCCAACCATGGTCCTTTCGAGAAGATATGACAACGCTGTAGGCTACGCCTACGTAAGCGAAGTGCTGAGAATCCCATATCCACCTTCGGGAGCAAGCGGCAGCGGAATCTTCGCCACCATCTCATTCCAAGTGGTTGGCGTGGGTGTAACCATGTTGGACCTGCAAGAGACCAAACTCAACACTGTGATTGCAGGAAACACTGTTCCTATGCCACACCTAGCTGAAGACGGTTTGTTTGACAATAGGGTGACTAATCAGCCACCAGTTGCCATCTTTTCGGTGACTCCATCAATTGGGACAGTAGGAACCGTGTTCAAGTTTGATGCCAGCGCTTCCCATGACGACGCCTGGATAGCGAGTTACCTCTGGGACTTCGGTGACGGAACTAATGCCACAAACAAGGTAATGGAAAGGACATGGGACTCGGGCACTGAGGGAACATACACCATCACTCTGACTGTAACGGACAACAACGGCGCGAGCGACTCGGCTCAATACGCTCTAACAGTCTACGCATGGATGCAAGCTGGAGATCATCCAGACCTCATAAAAACCCTGATTTGGCCAGAACGTCCTGTGTTCAAAGAAGCCGATTTCGGAGAACACGAAACGCTTTGGGCAAAAGTTGGCAACCCGACCGACCAGTCTTACCAAGTGCGAGTTGCCTTTGACATATACAGCAAAGACGAAGGCCTGAAACTGGGAACTATCAGCACCGCAGTTGAAACCATACTTCCGCACGAAGAGAAAGACCTTCCAGCTGACTTTTTCCTAGGCGATTCTAGATGGAAGACCACCACAGGTCCATATAACTGGCCATATTGGGTCAAGAAGTACTGGGCGATAGGAAGATGCTTCTACCTCGACGAACCCACCATGGAATGGAAGGCGGGAATCTTTCCGGGACCCAACCAATTCAAGATACATCCAGTAGTTCACGACCGCGCCATAATAGCCATGTCTGCCAACGCCAGCGGATCAAATCCAGCCCACGTCGGGGACCTGGTTGAAATCACCATCACCCTCGAAAATCAAGGCGAACAGATAGAACACGAAATTCCTCTAACCTTGCGCGTGTTTAAGGTGGGCACAATTGGCACGGCAACACCTACTTTGACGATTGGACAAAGTGAGACATTGACTTTCTACTGGGAAATAACCGCTGACCTCGGACCCGGCAACTACGTTATCATTGCTGAAGCAGGCCAACACCCATACGAAAGAGACATCATCGACAATTCGATGTACGTACTAGTTGCTGTTTCCTAG
- a CDS encoding ABC transporter substrate-binding protein, translating to MSAQSETYEAFGPRLNELLIKVYLGGRDAEFGALKTGQIDIVDWPLDYDTYLELLGDPDNFGVETLTMIDMYNLELNNIKWPTSDVNVRRAIAHLFDRSTFLTTQLKSFSGVMLDSPIATEWTQWHSPTVRVYPYNPTTAAQILTNAGYYDDDTDGMREYHNATGRYELPTMKFYIRADDPDRLAWGRDYMLYEIAALGLPVEGLVRDKTVCWAEVMKMPYDYNIYTGGWGPYVDPDFLYDQYHSKFGIDYWTAGRDWANNYVFFTNSTFDYWAEQLKFAVDMPSAELPAKKAQDILMDQVPMIPGWHSAGAIGYRKNYGHHTGEEAYWDKPWKGIVNTKVISGMGTAGANGLWTFYSVHPEGFERGGTFRYGFMNDADVFNPVQADFYWDWEFLNKVYDFLITADPETGANIPWMAKSWTVGTWDKGGGSLATKITMELYQNILWHDGQPFTAYDVEFTLPYMKAAYSSLFYPYTVNLHHVTATGTYTVEIYYDVLSTWALHWAGGIPMIPKHIWQSIPPEASREQGEYETTGHLTGTGPYRFVSREQGQSITLVANPTYFRKLVRPDFYTGGQAIPYHNGKIDLDDFQAAVFHYGEASPWSHAIDPWSDVNKDLVIELDDVMEIGVRYGQTGYQNGYPGFYYP from the coding sequence GTGAGCGCACAGTCAGAAACCTATGAAGCCTTTGGACCACGACTTAACGAACTTCTTATCAAAGTGTATCTTGGCGGTCGTGATGCCGAGTTTGGGGCTCTGAAAACCGGGCAAATAGACATCGTAGATTGGCCTTTAGACTATGACACCTACCTCGAACTCTTAGGCGACCCGGACAATTTCGGGGTAGAAACTCTGACTATGATTGACATGTACAACCTGGAACTCAACAACATAAAATGGCCAACAAGCGACGTTAACGTGAGAAGAGCGATAGCTCATCTGTTTGATAGATCAACGTTTCTCACTACACAGCTGAAATCCTTCAGCGGTGTCATGTTGGATTCACCCATAGCAACTGAATGGACGCAATGGCATAGTCCCACTGTGAGGGTATATCCTTATAACCCAACTACAGCGGCACAAATACTCACAAACGCGGGCTATTATGATGACGATACTGATGGAATGAGAGAATATCATAACGCGACAGGTAGATACGAACTGCCAACGATGAAGTTCTACATAAGGGCCGACGATCCTGACAGATTGGCTTGGGGCAGAGACTATATGCTTTACGAAATTGCAGCACTCGGACTCCCTGTTGAAGGCCTCGTTAGAGACAAGACAGTTTGCTGGGCAGAAGTAATGAAAATGCCATACGACTATAACATATACACTGGTGGGTGGGGACCCTATGTAGACCCAGACTTCCTATACGACCAGTATCACAGCAAGTTCGGAATAGACTATTGGACTGCAGGAAGAGATTGGGCAAACAATTACGTGTTCTTCACTAACTCGACGTTTGACTATTGGGCTGAGCAGCTCAAGTTCGCAGTAGATATGCCTTCTGCGGAATTACCCGCCAAGAAAGCTCAAGATATACTGATGGATCAGGTTCCCATGATTCCAGGATGGCACTCTGCAGGTGCTATAGGTTACAGAAAGAACTACGGCCACCACACGGGTGAAGAGGCATACTGGGATAAACCATGGAAGGGAATTGTCAACACTAAAGTGATCTCTGGAATGGGCACTGCCGGAGCAAACGGCTTGTGGACTTTCTACAGCGTCCACCCTGAAGGCTTTGAAAGAGGCGGCACATTCAGATATGGCTTCATGAACGATGCTGACGTTTTCAACCCTGTTCAAGCCGATTTCTATTGGGATTGGGAATTCCTGAACAAAGTCTATGACTTTCTAATAACTGCCGACCCCGAAACAGGAGCTAATATACCTTGGATGGCGAAGAGCTGGACAGTGGGCACATGGGACAAAGGAGGAGGCTCGCTTGCCACAAAGATTACCATGGAACTCTATCAAAACATCCTGTGGCACGACGGCCAACCGTTCACCGCATATGACGTTGAATTTACTCTTCCCTACATGAAAGCCGCCTACTCTTCCTTGTTCTATCCCTATACCGTAAACCTGCACCACGTAACGGCAACAGGCACATACACTGTGGAGATTTATTACGATGTCCTAAGTACCTGGGCTCTTCACTGGGCCGGAGGAATACCAATGATTCCCAAGCACATCTGGCAGAGCATACCTCCAGAAGCATCTCGAGAGCAAGGCGAATACGAAACCACTGGTCACCTGACGGGGACTGGACCATATAGGTTTGTCAGCCGTGAGCAAGGTCAGTCAATAACCCTTGTGGCTAACCCAACTTACTTCAGAAAACTTGTACGGCCAGACTTCTACACAGGTGGACAAGCAATTCCATATCACAACGGAAAGATTGACCTAGACGACTTCCAAGCTGCGGTATTTCACTACGGTGAAGCATCTCCATGGTCGCATGCAATTGACCCATGGTCCGACGTGAACAAAGACTTGGTCATAGAATTGGACGACGTCATGGAAATCGGTGTTCGCTACGGACAAACAGGATACCAGAATGGCTACCCAGGGTTCTACTATCCATAA